Proteins encoded within one genomic window of Geotalea daltonii FRC-32:
- a CDS encoding rod shape-determining protein: protein MLKIFDSFLGMFSNDLAIDLGTANTLVYLKGKGIVVREPSVVAVQKMSNGQQKSLAVGMEAKKMLGRTPGSITAIRPMKDGVIADFDITEEMLRYFIHKVHNRKTLVRPRIVICVPSGITQVEKRAVKESAESAGAREVYLIEEPMAAAIGAGLPITEASGNMIVDIGGGTTEVAVISLAGIVYTKSVRVGGDKMDEAIVQYIKRKYNLLIGDRMAEIIKIDIGEAYAGSELRSMDVKGRDLVSGIPKTIEINSNEIREALSEPVNAIVDAVRICLERTPPELAADIVDKGIVLAGGGALLRNLDSLLREETGLPVVTAEDPLSCVVLGSGKVLDELALLRNVAISS, encoded by the coding sequence ATGTTAAAGATATTCGATTCCTTTCTGGGAATGTTTTCAAACGACCTGGCTATCGATCTGGGCACTGCCAACACCCTTGTTTATCTGAAAGGGAAGGGGATTGTGGTACGCGAGCCTTCGGTTGTAGCCGTTCAGAAGATGAGCAACGGCCAGCAGAAATCGCTGGCGGTGGGAATGGAAGCGAAAAAGATGCTCGGACGTACGCCGGGTAGTATCACTGCCATCCGTCCCATGAAGGACGGAGTTATCGCCGACTTCGACATAACCGAAGAGATGCTCCGCTACTTCATCCACAAGGTGCACAATCGCAAGACACTGGTCCGTCCGCGAATTGTCATCTGCGTGCCGTCCGGTATTACTCAGGTCGAGAAAAGGGCAGTCAAGGAATCTGCTGAATCTGCAGGCGCCCGTGAAGTTTACCTTATCGAGGAACCCATGGCCGCTGCCATCGGTGCAGGCCTGCCCATTACCGAAGCCAGCGGCAATATGATCGTCGACATCGGAGGGGGGACAACCGAGGTGGCTGTTATCTCCCTGGCAGGCATCGTCTACACGAAATCGGTGCGCGTCGGCGGCGACAAGATGGACGAGGCAATCGTCCAGTATATAAAGCGCAAGTACAATCTGCTCATCGGCGACCGGATGGCGGAGATCATCAAGATCGACATTGGCGAGGCCTATGCGGGAAGCGAGCTGAGGAGTATGGATGTGAAGGGGCGTGACCTGGTATCGGGTATTCCCAAGACCATCGAAATTAATTCCAACGAGATTCGCGAGGCACTTTCCGAACCGGTAAATGCCATCGTCGATGCCGTACGTATCTGCCTGGAAAGAACTCCTCCCGAGTTGGCGGCCGATATCGTCGACAAGGGAATTGTTCTTGCCGGGGGCGGTGCCTTGCTCCGTAACCTGGACAGCTTGCTCAGGGAAGAAACGGGGCTGCCGGTGGTTACTGCCGAAGATCCGCTGTCATGCGTCGTTCTTGGCTCGGGAAAGGTGCTCGATGAACTGGCCCTCCTGAGAAACGTGGCTATCAGTTCTTGA
- a CDS encoding phosphoribosylaminoimidazolesuccinocarboxamide synthase → MSKLVLTTDFPDLKLAARGKVRDIYDLGETLLIVTTDRISAFDVIMNEGIPDKGYVLTQISAFWFRQMEDIIKNHIISTEVKDFPSACQKYADILEGRSMLVKKAKPLPAECIVRGYISGSGWKDYKATGSICGIKLPEGLKESDRLPQPIFTPSTKAELGTHDENISFEKMVELCGKETAEKVRDVTLKIYMKARDIADTKGIIIADTKFEYGIYNGELIIIDECMTPDSSRFWPKDSYHPGGPQPSFDKQFLRDYLETLDWNKSAPAPPLPEEIVRKTGEKYMEALVKLTGKGK, encoded by the coding sequence ATGTCCAAACTTGTGTTGACTACAGACTTCCCCGACCTGAAACTTGCCGCACGGGGCAAGGTGCGTGATATCTACGATCTGGGCGAGACGCTCCTCATTGTCACCACCGACCGCATTTCCGCCTTCGATGTCATCATGAACGAAGGGATCCCGGACAAGGGATATGTCCTCACCCAGATCTCCGCCTTCTGGTTCAGGCAGATGGAGGACATTATCAAAAACCACATCATCTCCACCGAAGTGAAGGATTTCCCGTCGGCGTGCCAGAAGTATGCTGATATCCTGGAAGGCCGTTCCATGCTGGTGAAGAAGGCCAAGCCCCTACCCGCCGAGTGCATCGTTCGCGGTTATATCTCAGGCTCAGGCTGGAAGGATTACAAGGCCACCGGCTCCATCTGCGGCATCAAGCTGCCAGAAGGACTTAAAGAATCCGACCGGCTGCCCCAGCCTATCTTCACCCCTTCGACCAAGGCAGAGCTGGGTACCCATGACGAAAACATTTCCTTCGAGAAAATGGTGGAGCTGTGCGGAAAAGAAACCGCCGAAAAAGTCAGGGATGTAACCCTGAAGATCTATATGAAAGCCCGCGACATCGCCGACACCAAGGGTATCATCATCGCCGACACCAAATTTGAATACGGCATTTACAACGGAGAACTGATCATCATCGACGAGTGCATGACACCGGACTCCAGCCGTTTCTGGCCAAAGGACAGTTACCATCCCGGCGGGCCGCAACCCAGCTTCGACAAGCAGTTCCTGCGGGACTACCTGGAAACCCTGGACTGGAACAAATCAGCCCCTGCTCCGCCACTGCCTGAAGAGATTGTCAGAAAGACAGGCGAAAAATACATGGAGGCGCTGGTAAAGCTTACGGGAAAAGGAAAGTAG
- a CDS encoding peptidylprolyl isomerase, giving the protein MLGIMRKYKQSVLIKIVFCIIVLSFVGTIFLVWGRGDETTGGDFAAKVNGTKISMDDYLKNYDRMKSLYQQIYGQAMTPDLEKQLGIRKMAINSLIDNALIVKEAKRMGIAVNKDEIANEIAKVPAFQKDGVFNFDQYTQMLKAYRMTPANFEEGQEQEMLVKKAREKVKERATVSDQDLQQAFNKQNDKVDLSFISFSPSDVKNEVKVTDQDLTTYLQGHEKEFQTPEKVSIAYALVSPSRFSSKATVTDEEAETYYRKNIDRYQGKGGILPFAEVKDRAKADAIKQKGTREAYETVADTINKNLKGGDIKAAAASLGVKVDETPLFTAKTAPAPLADEGEVIKRAFLLKQGELGGPIETAKGIYIIKVMEKKPAAVPPLAEIKGQLTQKVTEEKARELAKKKAEEALAQLAKGTGTVKTQETGAFAYAANGVIPRIGTSPDLMEAAFNLTAAAPTPKNTFKAGDRWYAVKLKQRIELNRADFQKNKEQIRQTLLPKKQQEALDNWMKELKAKAKIQINPSILSD; this is encoded by the coding sequence ATGCTTGGTATAATGAGGAAATACAAACAATCCGTCCTTATCAAGATTGTTTTCTGCATCATCGTCTTATCCTTCGTCGGCACCATCTTTCTGGTATGGGGAAGAGGCGACGAAACCACTGGCGGGGATTTCGCCGCAAAGGTAAACGGAACCAAAATATCAATGGACGACTACCTGAAGAATTACGATCGGATGAAAAGCCTTTATCAACAGATCTACGGACAAGCCATGACGCCAGACCTGGAAAAGCAGCTGGGTATCCGCAAAATGGCCATTAACAGCCTGATCGACAATGCCCTGATCGTCAAGGAAGCAAAACGGATGGGCATAGCGGTAAACAAGGATGAAATAGCCAACGAGATAGCCAAGGTACCGGCCTTTCAAAAGGACGGTGTTTTCAACTTCGACCAGTATACCCAGATGCTCAAGGCTTACCGGATGACCCCTGCCAACTTCGAAGAGGGACAGGAGCAGGAAATGCTGGTGAAGAAAGCCAGGGAAAAGGTCAAGGAGCGGGCCACGGTCAGCGATCAGGACCTGCAGCAGGCTTTCAACAAGCAGAATGACAAGGTAGATCTTTCTTTCATTTCCTTTTCCCCCAGTGACGTCAAGAACGAAGTGAAAGTGACCGATCAGGATCTCACCACGTACCTGCAGGGACATGAGAAAGAATTCCAGACCCCGGAGAAGGTCAGCATTGCCTATGCCCTTGTAAGTCCTTCCCGCTTTTCCTCAAAGGCGACGGTAACCGATGAAGAGGCTGAAACCTACTACCGGAAAAACATCGACCGCTACCAGGGCAAAGGAGGCATCCTTCCCTTCGCTGAGGTGAAAGACCGGGCCAAGGCAGACGCCATTAAACAGAAGGGTACCAGGGAAGCCTACGAAACGGTAGCCGACACCATTAACAAAAACCTGAAAGGTGGTGACATAAAAGCCGCTGCCGCCAGTCTCGGTGTGAAAGTCGACGAGACCCCGCTCTTTACGGCAAAGACAGCCCCAGCACCACTGGCCGACGAAGGCGAGGTCATCAAAAGAGCATTCCTCCTCAAGCAGGGGGAACTTGGCGGACCGATCGAGACTGCCAAAGGAATTTACATCATCAAAGTCATGGAGAAAAAACCTGCTGCAGTACCCCCCCTGGCCGAGATCAAAGGTCAGCTCACCCAGAAGGTCACTGAAGAAAAGGCCCGAGAGCTGGCAAAGAAGAAGGCTGAAGAAGCACTTGCACAACTGGCCAAAGGGACCGGCACGGTGAAGACCCAGGAAACAGGAGCTTTTGCCTATGCCGCCAATGGCGTCATCCCCCGCATCGGTACCTCCCCCGATCTGATGGAAGCCGCCTTTAATCTAACCGCTGCAGCCCCCACACCGAAAAACACCTTCAAGGCCGGGGATCGCTGGTACGCGGTCAAACTCAAGCAGCGCATCGAGCTCAACCGTGCTGATTTCCAGAAGAACAAGGAACAGATCAGACAGACCCTGCTGCCGAAGAAGCAACAGGAGGCTTTGGACAACTGGATGAAAGAATTGAAAGCCAAGGCCAAAATACAAATTAATCCATCTATACTTTCTGATTAG
- a CDS encoding glycosyltransferase family 2 protein: MTQPAIDIIVPVWNRPIETRNCLVNLLNHSPNARLIMVDNGSDRETEKLLQEFSEGLDDRAFLLRNDVNQGLVKALNRGLEKGEAEYLFIVKNTSLVGPGWLEPLLEFARQRKDAGLIVPGLVLKGRGKVKGKQIAAIEVAQGSFAAMLIRKSLYDAIGGFDEGMDGGTWCLRDYARRACRSGSFTFLVPGADVQYEEEVQLGSETRRRENLQKTIAEFRVRWGQDSSYCLLMPKGTDPEMVRCRIELLLPAARQGCLFHFIVPSHLHTLLMKSGHGSLHENITIHAVPFFHTAGTVQKMISRILSEAPETIVVAGIDGMSYTGEAPLLPFAELESRIRRCDDRRD; the protein is encoded by the coding sequence ATGACTCAACCGGCAATTGACATCATTGTGCCTGTGTGGAACAGGCCGATTGAGACACGTAACTGTCTTGTCAACCTCCTCAATCATTCTCCCAATGCCAGATTAATTATGGTGGACAACGGCAGTGACCGGGAAACGGAAAAGCTGCTGCAGGAATTTTCAGAAGGGCTTGATGACCGGGCATTCCTCCTGCGAAACGACGTGAACCAGGGACTGGTGAAGGCCCTGAACAGGGGACTGGAAAAAGGGGAGGCGGAGTACCTGTTCATAGTGAAGAATACTTCCTTGGTTGGGCCGGGCTGGCTTGAGCCGCTGCTGGAATTTGCGCGGCAAAGGAAAGACGCTGGGCTGATTGTGCCTGGTCTTGTGCTGAAGGGGCGGGGGAAGGTCAAGGGCAAGCAGATTGCCGCCATTGAAGTTGCCCAGGGGTCATTTGCCGCCATGCTCATCAGAAAGAGTCTCTATGATGCCATCGGCGGTTTTGACGAGGGGATGGACGGAGGCACCTGGTGTCTCAGGGACTATGCACGCAGGGCCTGTCGATCGGGATCTTTCACTTTTCTTGTGCCGGGCGCGGACGTCCAGTATGAGGAGGAGGTGCAACTTGGCTCAGAGACCAGGCGTCGGGAAAATCTGCAGAAGACCATTGCCGAATTCAGGGTCAGGTGGGGGCAGGACTCCTCATATTGTCTGCTGATGCCAAAGGGCACTGATCCGGAGATGGTTCGTTGCCGGATCGAGCTTCTTCTGCCGGCTGCCCGGCAAGGCTGCCTTTTTCACTTCATTGTGCCGTCCCACCTGCACACGCTCCTGATGAAATCAGGCCATGGCAGTTTGCATGAAAATATCACCATCCATGCCGTGCCCTTTTTCCACACTGCCGGAACCGTACAGAAAATGATAAGCCGGATATTATCGGAGGCCCCCGAGACAATTGTCGTAGCCGGTATAGACGGCATGAGCTATACGGGTGAAGCGCCTCTGCTGCCATTTGCCGAACTGGAGAGCAGGATAAGGAGATGCGATGATAGAAGAGATTAA
- the gmhA gene encoding D-sedoheptulose 7-phosphate isomerase encodes MIEEIKSQIHSHQKVMESIGQELSPKIAAVVELLADALGNGKKLLVMGNGGSAADAQHLVAELVGRFKMERRGLPAIALTTDTSILTAIGNDYGFENIFSRQIEALARPGDVVVGISTSGTSKNVYKALLVADELGCRTIGLLGRDGGTIAEIVDVPITVPCDDTPRVQEGHITIIHILCDLLEKRLFGERR; translated from the coding sequence ATGATAGAAGAGATTAAGAGCCAGATACATTCCCATCAGAAGGTGATGGAATCCATCGGTCAGGAACTTTCACCAAAGATTGCGGCAGTTGTCGAGCTGTTGGCCGATGCCCTTGGCAATGGCAAAAAATTGCTGGTAATGGGAAATGGCGGGTCTGCAGCGGATGCCCAGCACTTGGTGGCGGAGCTGGTAGGCCGCTTCAAGATGGAACGTCGCGGTCTTCCCGCCATTGCCCTTACTACCGATACATCCATCCTAACCGCCATCGGCAATGACTATGGATTCGAAAATATCTTCAGTCGCCAGATTGAAGCTCTTGCCAGACCGGGAGATGTGGTAGTGGGAATTTCCACAAGCGGAACTTCGAAGAATGTGTATAAAGCCCTTCTCGTTGCCGACGAACTGGGTTGCCGGACCATCGGCCTTCTGGGCAGGGATGGTGGAACCATTGCCGAAATAGTAGACGTTCCTATAACGGTCCCATGCGACGATACCCCCAGAGTTCAGGAGGGGCACATCACCATTATCCATATCCTGTGTGACCTGCTGGAGAAGCGGTTGTTCGGTGAGAGGCGCTAG